A genome region from Manihot esculenta cultivar AM560-2 chromosome 5, M.esculenta_v8, whole genome shotgun sequence includes the following:
- the LOC110615911 gene encoding uncharacterized protein LOC110615911: protein MGACVSTPERCVGGRLRSSKKKTRKKRKGIKRRVSSKLSDGRLDAFDRPASVAVAPADHRSSFSNPTFHGSIEEAWFDSVTIFESDCDEDFESVPDDLLSLNGFEVSRDTNHGDHTVNVQCTASSDWMKKTGDLSAGNSAQNSVSEAGKHSNSQLVSSDYADSLSKSEGPSQPVFLDEIASSVDENAGKGEGLLDNCGILPGNCLPCLASTVPPIEKRRSLSSSPPSARKKAALKLSFKWKDGHPNNTLLSSKPILQRPIAGSQVPFCPIEKKMLDCWSHIEPCSFKVRGQNYFRDKKKEFASKHAAYYPFGVDVFLSPQKIDHIARFVELPAINYSGKLPTTLVVNVQIPLYAATLFQSETDGEGMNFVLYFKLSENYSKELPTHFQENIQRFIDDEVEKVKGFPVDTVVPFRERLKILGRVVNVEDLHMSAAERKLMQAYNEKPVLSRPQHEFYLGENYFEIDIDMHRFSYISRKGFEAFLDRLKICVLDVGLTIQGNKPEELPEQILCCVRLNGIDYMNYHQLGLNQEPFEALSG, encoded by the exons ATGGGGGCTTGTGTATCAACCCCAGAAAGATGCGTAGGTGGGAGATTGAGGTCTTCTAAGAAGAAGACACgcaagaagagaaaagggaTCAAGAGAAGAGTATCCTCTAAATTATCTGATGGAAGGCTGGATGCATTTGATAGGCCCGCTTCTGTTGCTGTTGCTCCAGCTGATCATCGCTCGTCTTTCTCTAACCCCACTTTTCATG GAAGTATTGAGGAGGCATGGTTTGACTCAGTCACAATATTTGAGTCTGATTGTGATGAGGATTTTGAAAGTGTTCCAGATG ATTTGTTATCCTTAAATGGATTTGAAGTTAGCAGAGACACCAATCATGGAGACCATACTGTCAATGTCCAATGTACCGCTTCAAGTGATTGGATGAAGAAGACTGGAGATTTGTCAGCAGGAAACTCAGCTCAGAACTCTGTGAGTGAGGCTGGTAAACATTCAAACAGTCAGCTAGTCAGCTCAGATTATGCAGATTCCCTATCAAAATCTGAAGGACCTTCACAACCTGTGTTCCTTGATGAAATTGCATCCTCTGTGGATGAAAATGCCGGTAAGGGGGAAGGGTTATTAGATAATTGTGGAATTCTTCCAGGCAACTGTTTGCCTTGTCTTGCTTCAACTGTTCCACCAATTGAAAAGAGAAGGTCACTGAGCTCTAGTCCACCAAGTGCGAGGAAAAAGGCTGCCTTGAAACTCTCATTCAAATGGAAGGATGGGCATCCTAATAACACTCTAC TTTCTTCAAAGCCGATTCTGCAGAGACCAATAGCTGGTTCCCAAGTACCATTTTGTCCAATAGAAAAGAAAATGCTTGATTGTTGGTCTCATATAGAGCCATGCAGTTTCAAAGTCCGGGGACAGAATTATTTCAG GGACAAAAAGAAGGAGTTTGCTTCTAAACATGCTGCATATTATCCATTTGGGGTTGATGTATTCTTATCGCCACAAAAAATTGATCATATTGCTCGATTTGTGGAGCTCCCTGCTATTAATTATTCCGGGAAACTCCCAACCACACTTGTTGTAAATGTTCAG ATTCCATTGTATGCTGCCACACTTTTTCAGAGTGAAACAGATGGAGAAGGAATGAATTTTGTTTTGTATTTTAAACTTTCAGAAAATTACTCAAAGGAACTTCCAACTCACTTTCAAGAAAATATCCAA CGGTTCATTGATGATGAAGTTGAAAAGGTCAAAGGGTTCCCTGTAGATACAGTTGTACCCTTTCGTGAAAGGTTGAAGATATTGGGTCGAGTTGTAAATGTAGAAGATCTTCACATGAGTGCTGCAGAGAGGAAGCTTATGCAGGCTTACAATGAAAAACCTGTTCTTTCGCGTCCTCAGCATGAATTTTACTTA GGAGAAAACTACTTTGAAATTGACATAGACATGCACAGATTTAGTTACATCTCTAGAAAAGGTTTTGAAGCGTTCTTAGACAGACTCAAGATTTGTGTCCTGGATGTTGGCCTCACCATACAG GGGAATAAACCGGAAGAGTTACCGGAGCAGATCTTGTGTTGTGTAAGGTTAAATGGAATTGACTACATGAATTATCATCAACTGGGGTTAAACCAAGAGCCCTTTGAAGCTTTAAGTGGTTAG
- the LOC110615910 gene encoding probable leucine-rich repeat receptor-like protein kinase At1g35710 yields MACQLFWVVVLLAITRVGEAKIAGGQCNSNDLKGLIGFKAGIRADTSGRLAKWVGHSCCNWEGIRCHNQTGRVTEIRLSVFISTNDFDFQPEMRGSLSPSIALLTSIEVIDLGGLIGLAGTIPPEIGFRLPELRKLYLYGNRLSGPVPDSIGKLSKLEKLHLHENRLSGSLPPSLGNLTNLHQLFLYSNNFTGSIPDSFTNLKNLMRLDLHSNALTGHLPVKIGEMQALETLDLSNNLLEGNIPASITNLNSISELYLNGNHLEGAIPFPSSSGQMSSLGFLRLNDNHLTGRIPPNFGYLVSLQRASLANNKLEGAIPSSLGGLSALTELYLKGNLISGQIPKSISQLSRLILLSIPHNLIQGPLPSELSSLQKLQSLDLSFNRLKLVSFPKLLSEMPSLTKIYLGGCGIQGKIPEFLRATPSPMQELDLSANHLSGSLPAWLGSLTQLYSLNLSRNFLVSGIPDSVTNLQQLGVLDLHSNRLTGPISKVFEIGNAFPDGSLTYIDLSNNNFSGGIEQIGVGGQTGMKYVNLSRNSLIGGVPTSIGGLKLLETLDLSSNKFGSRIPDALANVSSLERLKLQKNQFTGNIPVEFLKLKRLMELDLSDNFLEGEIPTGKPLSEFPESSYSGNRGLCGKPLAPCNA; encoded by the coding sequence ATGGCCTGTCAGCTGTTCTGGGTGGTTGTTTTACTAGCCATCACAAGAGTTGGAGAAGCAAAAATTGCTGGGGGACAATGCAACTCCAACGACCTGAAAGGTCTAATTGGTTTCAAGGCTGGGATCCGTGCTGATACTTCCGGCCGATTAGCGAAGTGGGTTGGTCATAGTTGCTGCAACTGGGAAGGTATTCGTTGCCATAATCAAACTGGTAGGGTGACGGAAATCCGTCTTTCAGTATTCATTTCCACCAATGATTTCGACTTTCAACCTGAAATGAGAGGATCATTGTCTCCCTCAATTGCACTTCTCACCTCTATTGAAGTCATTGATCTTGGTGGCTTAATAGGCCTGGCTGGAACGATCCCGCCGGAGATTGGTTTTCGACTCCCAGAGCTCCGGAAGCTGTACTTATATGGCAACAGGCTCAGTGGACCAGTACCAGACAGCATTGGTAAGCTGTCGAAACTTGAAAAGCTTCACCTGCATGAGAATAGATTGTCTGGTTCTCTTCCTCCAAGCCTAGGCAATCTTACAAATCTTCACCAACTGTTTCTATATTCAAATAATTTCACTGGGTCGATACCTGATTCCTTCACGAACTTGAAAAATCTGATGCGTCTGGATCTACACAGCAATGCTCTAACTGGTCATCTACCAGTGAAGATTGGTGAAATGCAGGCGCTGGAAACGCTCGATCTTTCGAACAATCTATTGGAAGGGAACATCCCAGCTTCGATAAcaaatttgaattcaatttcAGAGTTGTATTTGAATGGAAATCATCTTGAGGGGGCAATCCCATTTCCATCAAGTTCTGGCCAAATGTCCTCTCTTGGTTTCCTTAGACTAAACGATAACCATCTCACTGGAAGAATACCACCAAATTTTGGGTATTTGGTTTCTCTCCAGAGAGCGTCACTGGCAAATAACAAGCTTGAGGGAGCAATTCCTTCTAGTTTGGGCGGTCTATCAGCTTTAACAGAGTTGTATCTCAAGGGAAACCTGATATCTGGTCAGATACCAAAATCAATCTCTCAACTCTCTCGTCTAATTCTATTAAGCATACCTCACAATTTGATTCAAGGGCCATTGCCTAGTGAGTTGTCTTcccttcaaaagcttcaaagtTTAGATTTGTCATTCAACCGCTTGAAGCTCGTCTCCTTCCCCAAGTTGCTATCAGAAATGCCATCACTTACCAAGATATACCTGGGTGGATGTGGAATTCAAGGAAAAATTCCAGAATTCTTGCGAGCGACTCCAAGTCCAATGCAAGAACTGGACTTATCTGCTAACCATCTCAGCGGAAGCCTGCCTGCATGGCTGGGGAGCTTGACTCAGCTCTACTCATTGAATCTCTCAAGGAATTTTCTTGTTTCAGGGATTCCTGATTCAGTTACAAACTTGCAGCAACTGGGTGTGCTGGATCTCCACTCAAACAGACTCACAGGCCCCATAAGTAAAGTTTTTGAGATAGGCAATGCATTTCCTGATGGTTCATTGACATATATTGACCTCTCTAATAACAACTTCTCTGGGGGCATTGAACAAATTGGAGTAGGAGGTCAAACAGGAATGAAGTATGTCAACCTGTCACGTAATTCTTTGATTGGCGGAGTGCCAACATCCATTGGGGGTTTGAAATTATTGGAGACTTTGGATTTGAGCTCTAATAAGTTTGGTTCCAGAATACCAGATGCTTTAGCTAATGTGAGCTCATTAGAAAGGCTGAAGCTGCAGAAAAACCAGTTCACTGGCAACATACCAGTTGAATTTCTGAAGCTGAAAAGGCTCATGGAACTGGATTTATCAGATAATTTTCTGGAGGGAGAAATTCCAACGGGTAAGCCTTTGAGCGAGTTCCCAGAAAGCTCTTACTCAGGAAACAGAGGTTTATGTGGTAAGCCTCTTGCTCCTTGTAATGCTTGA
- the LOC110615889 gene encoding hydroxyproline O-galactosyltransferase GALT6, producing MKRVKVESFLPLTRITLIQALMALLLVYLLFMSLEIPLIFKTGYGYEYGSVSGDGSLGYALPRSLLVDNDGAARTVFDPHKVVHRSPERRMRETKRVKRLSGLLFNETIFDASDIADEFSVLHKAAKEAWLAGKKLWEELESGKVQANLINNSNTADNRTERCPVSIALSGAVFSARNRIIELPCGLTLGSHITVVGSPRWAHQEKDPKIASLKEGEEALMVSQFMMELQGLKTVDGEEPPRILHFNPRLKGDWSGKPVIEQNTCYRMQWGIPLRCEGWSSQADEETVDGLVKCEKWLRDDDANSEDSKATWWLNRLIRPKRKTQFTWPFPFAEGKLFVLTLSAGLEGYHINVDGRHITSFPYHTGFVLEDATGLYLNGDVDVHSVFAASLPSSHPSVAPQQHLEMFRKWQAPILLDGKVELFIGIISAGNHFAERMAVRKTWMQHNLIRYSKVVARFFVALSGRKEINAQLKKEADYFGDIVIVPYVDNYDLVVLKTVAICEYGVHTVAAKYIMKCDDDTFVRVEVMLQEAKKVPRDRSLYIGNINFYHRVFRSGKWAVTYEEWPEEEYPPYANGPGYIISSDIAQFIVAEFQSHKLRLFKMEDVSMGMWVENFNSSKPVEYVHSFMFCQYGCTEDYYTAHYQSPRQMICLWEKLQQGKPHCCNVR from the exons ATGAAGCGAGTCAAGGTCGAGTCTTTTCTGCCATTGACACGAATCACATTGATTCAGGCTTTAATGGCCCTTCTTCTTGTTTATTTACTCTTCATGAGCCTTGAAATCCCTCTCATTTTCAAAACTGGTTATGGGTATGAGTATGGGTCTGTGTCCGGCGATGGCTCTCTCGGCTACGCTTTGCCTAGGTCCTTGTTGGTCGACAATGATGGAGCAGCTCGAACGGTGTTCGACCCTCATAAGGTCGTTCATCGGAGCCCTGAGAGGCGAATGCGAGAGACGAAAAGAGTCAAAAGACTGTCGGGTCTGTTGTTCAATGAGACTATTTTCGATGCTTCTGACATTGCCGATGAATTCTCTGTGCTTCACAAGGCCGCTAAAGAGGCGTGGCTAGCAGGGAAGAAGCTCTGGGAAGAGTTGGAGTCAGGTAAGGTTCAAGCCAACCTGATCAACAATAGCAACACCGCCGACAATCGCACTGAACGTTGCCCGGTGTCTATAGCTTTATCCGGAGCGGTATTTTCGGCCCGTAACCGGATCATAGAGCTTCCATGCGGCCTGACTCTGGGGTCCCACATAACGGTGGTGGGAAGTCCGAGGTGGGCCCACCAGGAGAAGGACCCCAAAATAGCGTCACTGAAGGAGGGGGAGGAGGCACTGATGGTATCGCAGTTCATGATGGAGCTACAGGGGTTGAAGACTGTTGATGGAGAGGAACCACCAAGAATTCTCCATTTCAATCCGAGGTTGAAGGGTGATTGGAGTGGCAAACCTGTGATAGAGCAGAATACGTGCTATAGAATGCAGTGGGGAATTCCGTTGCGGTGCGAGGGCTGGAGTTCTCAGGCCGATGAAGAAACCG TTGATGGGCTGGTGAAATGTGAGAAATGGCTTCGTGATGATGATGCTAACTCAGAAGATTCAAAAGCCACATGGTGGTTGAACAGACTGATCCGACCCAAAAGGAAGACCCAGTTCACCTGGCCATTCCCTTTTGCTGAGGGAAAACTATTTGTTCTTACTCTGAGTGCTGGCTTGGAAGGTTATCATATCAATGTTGACGGCAGACATATCACTTCGTTTCCATATCACACT GGATTTGTTCTTGAGGATGCCACTGGATTATATTTGAATGGGGATGTTGATGTACATTCTGTTTTTGCTGCTTCCTTACCTTCCTCACATCCAAGTGTTGCACCTCAGCAGCATCTTGAGATGTTCAGGAAGTGGCAAGCACCAATTCTTCTTGATGGAAAAGTTGAGCTCTTCATCGGCATCATCTCTGCTGGCAATCATTTTGCTGAGCGGATGGCTGTAAGGAAAACCTGGATGCAGCATAATCTGATACGATATTCGAAAGTGGTGGCTCGGTTTTTTGTAGCACTG AGTGGAAGAAAGGAAATAAATGCACAGCTAAAGAAAGAAGCAGATTATTTTGGTGATATTGTTATAGTTCCATACGTGGATAATTATGACCTTGTTGTATTGAAGACAGTTGCAATATGTGAATATGGG GTTCACACTGTGGCTGCAAAGTATATTATGAAGTGTGATGATGACACTTTTGTGAGGGTTGAGGTCATGCTACAGGAAGCAAAGAAGGTGCCCAGGGATAGAAGCCTATATATTGGAAACATTAACTTCTACCACAGGGTTTTCCGTAGTGGAAAATGGGCGGTGACCTATGAG GAATGGCCAGAAGAAGAGTACCCACCCTATGCAAATGGTCCAGGTTATATTATCTCATCTGACATTGCGCAATTCATTGTTGCCGAGTTTCAAAGTCATAAGTTGAGA TTGTTTAAGATGGAAGATGTGAGCATGGGGATGTGGGTGGAAAATTTCAATAGTTCAAAACCTGTAGAGTATGTGCATAGCTTTATGTTTTGCCAGTATGGGTGCACTGAAGATTATTACACTGCTCATTACCAATCTCCAAGGCAGATGATATGCCTCTGGGAAAAATTACAGCAGGGAAAGCCCCATTGCTGCAATGTTAGATGA